A region from the Silene latifolia isolate original U9 population chromosome 7, ASM4854445v1, whole genome shotgun sequence genome encodes:
- the LOC141592056 gene encoding guanine nucleotide-binding protein-like NSN1 isoform X2: MVKGKAKSKNKRVTIKKKHQILKKVKEHHKKKAKEAKKHGGLNNSKQVDKDPANPNQWPDKEQSQQSLEARRAIEESEIAAAREHRAQKRKLQLLEHRNNASMENQEGVDEFKDFVKSKDNSDKVFYKELVKVIDLSDVIVEVLDARDPLGTRCVDMEKMVLNSGPSKKIVLLLNKIDLVPREAAEKWLKYLREELPAVAFKCSTQEQRSNLSWKSSKSSKPGSLLQTSECLGAETLIKLLKNYSRSHEIKKSITVGIVGLPNVGKSSLINSLKRCHVVNVGATPGLTRSVQEVQLDKSVKLLDCPGVVMLKSGQNDASIALRNCKRIEKLEDPIGPVKEIFKLCPAEVLIKIFKIATFNSVDDFLHKVATARGKLKKGGIVDVEAAARIVLHDWNEGKIPFYTMPPTRNQGEVPESEEAKIVTALGKEFNIDEVYGAESFIGSLKSVDDFSSAEVLPNVPVNFDEQMVEDSTPNVVGNDVDESMEAAEEEPVKKKPKNAAIKQNENLYVAEGMLNPKMRKAEKKRRKKASKVAASGDAMDDDSDFDFKVDNRQGDLAMKDGNDDGDDFKVEVPMAGVIFDDEQ; this comes from the exons ATGGTGAAAGGCAAAGCAA AGAGCAAGAACAAGAGGGTTACAATAAAGAAGAAGCACCAAATTCTAAAGAAAGTGAAAGAACACCATAAGAAGAAAGCTAAAGAAGCCAAAAAGCATGGAGGATTGAACAACAGTAAACAAGTTGACAAGGACCCTGCTAATCCTAATCAATGGCCTGACAAAGAGCAGAGTCAACAATCTCTTGAAGCTCGTCGCGCTATCGAAGAATCAGAGATAGCTGCTGCTCGTGAACACAGG GCTCagaaaagaaagcttcaactacTTGAGCATAGAAACAATGCTAGTATGGAGAATCAAGAGGGAGTTGATGAGTTTAAAGACTTCGTGAAAAGCAAAG ACAATTCTGATAAGGTTTTCTACAAGGAGTTGGTTAAGGTCATTGATTTATCTGATGTTATAGTGGAGGTTCTTGATGCTCGTGATCCCCTTGGTACGCGATGCGTTGATATGGAGAAAATGGTGCTGAATTCAGGCCCGAGTAAGAAGATTGTTTTATTACTGAATAAAATAG ATCTTGTACCTCGTGAAGCTGCGGAAAAATGGCTCAAGTATCTCAGAGAAGAATTACCAGCAGTTGCGTTTAAGTGCAGCACTCAAGAGCAAAGGTCAAATTTGTCATGGAAATCCTCAAAATCTTCAAAACCTGGCAGCCTTCTACAAACAAGTGAATGCCTTGGAGCCGAAACTCTAATTAAGTTGCTGAAGAATTACTCTAGGAGTCACGAG ATAAAAAAGTCAATCACAGTGGGTATTGTGGGACTTCCGAATGTGGGCAAAAGTAGTCTTATCAATAGTTTGAAGCGATGCCATGTTGTCAATGTGGGTGCCACTCCTGGTTTGACAAGATCAGTACAAGAAGTTCAGCTTGATAAGAGTGTCAAATTGCTGGATTGTCCTGGGGTTGTTATGCTTAAATCTGGACAGAATGATGCATCCATAGCGCTTCGTAATTGCAAAAGGATTGAGAAGCTTGAAGACCCAATTGGGCCAG TGAAGGAAATTTTCAAGCTTTGCCCAGCTGAAGTATTAATTAAGATATTCAAGATCGCAACCTTCAACTCAGTAGATGACTTTTTGCACAAGGTTGCCACTGCTAGGGGAAAGCTCAAGAAAGGTGGCATTGTAGACGTTGAAGCAGCCGCAAGGATAGTTCTGCATGATTGGAACGAGG GTAAGATTCCCTTTTACACCATGCCTCCAACTAGGAACCAAGGAGAGGTTCCCGAATCTGAAGAGGCTAAGATTGTTACAGCACTTGGAAAAGAGTTCAACATAGATGAGGTTTATGGCGCGGAATCATTCATTGGTAGCTTGAAGTCAGTTGATGATTTCAGCTCCGCCGAGGTTCTTCCAAATGTTCCGGTTAATTTTGATGAACAGATGGTTGAG GACTCAACGCCAAATGTTGTTGGCAATGATGTGGATGAGTCCATGGAGGCTGCAGAAGAGGAACCAGTCAaaaagaaaccaaagaatgcagCAATAAAGCAAAATGAAAATCTGTATGTTGCAGAAGGCATGCTCAACCCGAAAATGAGAAAAGCTGAGAAGAAGAGACGAAAAAAGGCCAGCAAAGTTGCAGCATCAGGAGATGCCATGGACGATGATTCCGATTTTGATTTCAAGGTTGATAATAGACAGGGAGACTTGGCTATGAAAGACGGTAATGATGATGGGGATGATTTTAAAGTGGAGGTGCCTATGGCAGGCGTGATTTTTGATGACGAGCAATAG
- the LOC141592056 gene encoding guanine nucleotide-binding protein-like NSN1 isoform X1: MVKGKAKSKNKRVTIKKKHQILKKVKEHHKKKAKEAKKHGGLNNSKQVDKDPANPNQWPDKEQSQQSLEARRAIEESEIAAAREHRAQKRKLQLLEHRNNASMENQEGVDEFKDFVKSKDNSDKVFYKELVKVIDLSDVIVEVLDARDPLGTRCVDMEKMVLNSGPSKKIVLLLNKIDLVPREAAEKWLKYLREELPAVAFKCSTQEQRSNLSWKSSKSSKPGSLLQTSECLGAETLIKLLKNYSRSHEIKKSITVGIVGLPNVGKSSLINSLKRCHVVNVGATPGLTRSVQEVQLDKSVKLLDCPGVVMLKSGQNDASIALRNCKRIEKLEDPIGPVKEIFKLCPAEVLIKIFKIATFNSVDDFLHKVATARGKLKKGGIVDVEAAARIVLHDWNEGKIPFYTMPPTRNQGEVPESEEAKIVTALGKEFNIDEVYGAESFIGSLKSVDDFSSAEVLPNVPVNFDEQMVEEKSQDSTPNVVGNDVDESMEAAEEEPVKKKPKNAAIKQNENLYVAEGMLNPKMRKAEKKRRKKASKVAASGDAMDDDSDFDFKVDNRQGDLAMKDGNDDGDDFKVEVPMAGVIFDDEQ; encoded by the exons ATGGTGAAAGGCAAAGCAA AGAGCAAGAACAAGAGGGTTACAATAAAGAAGAAGCACCAAATTCTAAAGAAAGTGAAAGAACACCATAAGAAGAAAGCTAAAGAAGCCAAAAAGCATGGAGGATTGAACAACAGTAAACAAGTTGACAAGGACCCTGCTAATCCTAATCAATGGCCTGACAAAGAGCAGAGTCAACAATCTCTTGAAGCTCGTCGCGCTATCGAAGAATCAGAGATAGCTGCTGCTCGTGAACACAGG GCTCagaaaagaaagcttcaactacTTGAGCATAGAAACAATGCTAGTATGGAGAATCAAGAGGGAGTTGATGAGTTTAAAGACTTCGTGAAAAGCAAAG ACAATTCTGATAAGGTTTTCTACAAGGAGTTGGTTAAGGTCATTGATTTATCTGATGTTATAGTGGAGGTTCTTGATGCTCGTGATCCCCTTGGTACGCGATGCGTTGATATGGAGAAAATGGTGCTGAATTCAGGCCCGAGTAAGAAGATTGTTTTATTACTGAATAAAATAG ATCTTGTACCTCGTGAAGCTGCGGAAAAATGGCTCAAGTATCTCAGAGAAGAATTACCAGCAGTTGCGTTTAAGTGCAGCACTCAAGAGCAAAGGTCAAATTTGTCATGGAAATCCTCAAAATCTTCAAAACCTGGCAGCCTTCTACAAACAAGTGAATGCCTTGGAGCCGAAACTCTAATTAAGTTGCTGAAGAATTACTCTAGGAGTCACGAG ATAAAAAAGTCAATCACAGTGGGTATTGTGGGACTTCCGAATGTGGGCAAAAGTAGTCTTATCAATAGTTTGAAGCGATGCCATGTTGTCAATGTGGGTGCCACTCCTGGTTTGACAAGATCAGTACAAGAAGTTCAGCTTGATAAGAGTGTCAAATTGCTGGATTGTCCTGGGGTTGTTATGCTTAAATCTGGACAGAATGATGCATCCATAGCGCTTCGTAATTGCAAAAGGATTGAGAAGCTTGAAGACCCAATTGGGCCAG TGAAGGAAATTTTCAAGCTTTGCCCAGCTGAAGTATTAATTAAGATATTCAAGATCGCAACCTTCAACTCAGTAGATGACTTTTTGCACAAGGTTGCCACTGCTAGGGGAAAGCTCAAGAAAGGTGGCATTGTAGACGTTGAAGCAGCCGCAAGGATAGTTCTGCATGATTGGAACGAGG GTAAGATTCCCTTTTACACCATGCCTCCAACTAGGAACCAAGGAGAGGTTCCCGAATCTGAAGAGGCTAAGATTGTTACAGCACTTGGAAAAGAGTTCAACATAGATGAGGTTTATGGCGCGGAATCATTCATTGGTAGCTTGAAGTCAGTTGATGATTTCAGCTCCGCCGAGGTTCTTCCAAATGTTCCGGTTAATTTTGATGAACAGATGGTTGAG GAAAAATCTCAGGACTCAACGCCAAATGTTGTTGGCAATGATGTGGATGAGTCCATGGAGGCTGCAGAAGAGGAACCAGTCAaaaagaaaccaaagaatgcagCAATAAAGCAAAATGAAAATCTGTATGTTGCAGAAGGCATGCTCAACCCGAAAATGAGAAAAGCTGAGAAGAAGAGACGAAAAAAGGCCAGCAAAGTTGCAGCATCAGGAGATGCCATGGACGATGATTCCGATTTTGATTTCAAGGTTGATAATAGACAGGGAGACTTGGCTATGAAAGACGGTAATGATGATGGGGATGATTTTAAAGTGGAGGTGCCTATGGCAGGCGTGATTTTTGATGACGAGCAATAG